From Vicinamibacteria bacterium, a single genomic window includes:
- the rsmI gene encoding 16S rRNA (cytidine(1402)-2'-O)-methyltransferase — protein sequence MAQAPGTLHVVATPLGNLEDITLRAVRVLREVGLVACEDTRRTARLLKAHGIATPTLSYFEHNERWRGARILEALRAGKSVALVADAGTPGLSDPGYRLVRDARAEGIPVLPVPGPSAAVAALSVSGLPTDRFLFVGFLPARAGARRRALTELLEVRETLVLYESPVRVLASLQDMADILGDREAFLFREATKLHEEYVRGRLSALKGLLGDRPRVRGEIVLVVAGAEEAPAQSEEPLSALFARLTAEGRTRREAVKEAAHLLGLPAREVYRRTLG from the coding sequence GTGGCACAAGCTCCCGGGACCCTTCATGTGGTGGCAACGCCTCTCGGCAACCTCGAGGACATCACCCTGCGGGCGGTGCGCGTGCTGCGTGAGGTGGGGCTCGTGGCCTGCGAGGATACCCGGCGCACGGCCCGGCTCCTCAAGGCCCACGGGATCGCCACCCCCACCCTCTCGTATTTCGAGCACAACGAGCGCTGGCGGGGGGCGAGGATCCTGGAAGCCCTGCGCGCGGGAAAGAGCGTGGCCCTGGTCGCCGACGCGGGGACGCCGGGGCTGTCCGACCCCGGCTACCGGCTCGTGCGAGACGCCCGGGCCGAGGGCATCCCCGTCCTGCCCGTCCCCGGTCCCAGCGCCGCCGTGGCCGCTCTCTCCGTTTCCGGGCTGCCCACCGACCGCTTCCTCTTCGTGGGCTTCCTGCCCGCGCGCGCGGGCGCTCGGCGGCGGGCCCTGACCGAGCTCTTGGAGGTGCGGGAGACGCTCGTGCTCTACGAGTCGCCCGTCCGTGTGCTCGCCTCGCTCCAGGACATGGCCGACATCCTGGGCGATCGCGAGGCCTTCCTCTTTCGCGAGGCCACCAAACTTCACGAGGAGTACGTGCGGGGTCGGCTGTCCGCGCTCAAGGGGCTCCTCGGGGACCGCCCGCGGGTGCGCGGAGAAATCGTCCTCGTGGTGGCGGGGGCAGAGGAGGCACCCGCGCAATCGGAGGAGCCGCTCTCCGCCCTCTTCGCCCGCCTGACCGCGGAGGGCCGGACGCGCCGGGAGGCGGTGAAGGAGGCGGCCCACCTCCTGGGGCTGCCCGCGCGGGAGGTCTATCGACGGACGCTGGGCTGA
- the rpsU gene encoding 30S ribosomal protein S21 — MAEIKVQEGESIENALRRFKRKVQQEDIIKDIKKHSFYLKPGDKRRAKQALARKRSRKKIRRESE; from the coding sequence TTGGCCGAGATCAAGGTCCAGGAGGGCGAATCTATCGAAAATGCCCTCCGTCGCTTCAAGCGGAAAGTACAGCAGGAAGACATCATCAAGGACATCAAGAAGCACAGCTTCTACCTGAAGCCCGGAGACAAGCGCCGGGCCAAGCAGGCGCTGGCTCGCAAGAGGAGCCGGAAGAAGATACGCCGCGAGAGCGAATGA